One window from the genome of Rufibacter tibetensis encodes:
- a CDS encoding 5-formyltetrahydrofolate cyclo-ligase, with protein MALKADLRREYLRRRREIAPEEMEACSYKIADLFFSQFDLRPGQTVHTFLPIKQQQEINTWPIVQHLWQLQVQVAVPISHAEDISMSHFLIFPETRFMEGRWGIPEPINALPIPEAEIDLALVPLLAFDLKGHRAGYGKGFYDRFLSLLPKTTIKVGLSLEPPVEIIDDVHPHDLPLDAVVTPTKVYRFPVAKPHTDASGNQ; from the coding sequence ATGGCCTTGAAAGCAGATCTTCGGAGAGAATACTTGCGCCGCCGCCGGGAAATTGCGCCTGAGGAGATGGAAGCCTGCAGTTACAAAATTGCAGACCTATTCTTCTCCCAATTCGACCTTAGACCGGGTCAAACGGTGCATACGTTTTTGCCCATTAAGCAACAGCAGGAAATCAACACCTGGCCTATTGTGCAACATTTGTGGCAGTTGCAGGTGCAGGTGGCCGTTCCCATCTCTCATGCCGAGGACATTTCTATGTCTCACTTCCTGATTTTTCCTGAAACTCGGTTTATGGAAGGTAGATGGGGCATTCCCGAACCTATCAATGCGCTGCCCATTCCGGAGGCTGAGATTGATTTGGCCTTGGTGCCGTTGCTAGCCTTTGATCTGAAAGGCCACCGAGCTGGTTACGGCAAAGGTTTCTATGATCGTTTTCTTTCTCTTTTGCCTAAAACAACCATAAAAGTGGGGCTTTCTCTGGAGCCTCCGGTTGAGATTATTGATGACGTGCATCCTCATGATTTACCTCTTGATGCGGTAGTCACTCCCACAAAGGTTTACAGGTTTCCAGTTGCAAAGCCTCACACAGATGCTTCTGGCAATCAGTAA
- the bshC gene encoding bacillithiol biosynthesis cysteine-adding enzyme BshC: protein MKVSCIDYSATGAFSSLVLDYLQKDAKLQPFYAHFPQISSFSTLIKERHFPAEQRQVLVDELNRQYHGVEASEAVQANILTLAHEQTFTITTGHQLNLFTGPLYFIYKIVTAIKSAQELQKAYPDQKFVPVYWMATEDHDFAEVNHFTLFGKKYTWESDAKGAVGRFSTDGLNELLDEMPESYPLFEQAYTESATLAEAMRHIVNGLFGEYGVVCVDGDNPALKRIFSPVILKELTEQVGYSAVTETNAALEKHYKPQVMVREINLFYLDNNLRERIVQEGDTYKVLNTELVFTKEQMLQLVEEQPEKFSPNVVLRPLYQEMVLPNLAYIGGGAEVAYWFQLKDMFEAFGVPYPAVMLRNSAMYVTKANAQRMEKLCLTIEEMFLELPSLKKRLAELLNQKEVSLESQRAALEEAFQQVEALAQSIDPTLVKAVGAESQKAQNSLQILEKKLNKAVESKNDTAYNQLANLKEKLFPTGVLQERVDNLLTYQTNNPNFIKELVAAFEPFAYCFTVLQEE, encoded by the coding sequence ATGAAAGTTTCCTGTATTGACTATAGCGCCACCGGTGCCTTTTCCTCTCTTGTGCTGGATTATCTGCAAAAAGATGCCAAACTCCAGCCGTTTTACGCTCATTTTCCCCAAATCAGCTCTTTTTCAACCCTCATCAAAGAGCGTCATTTCCCTGCGGAACAGCGTCAGGTGTTGGTAGACGAACTAAACCGCCAGTACCATGGCGTAGAAGCGTCAGAGGCAGTGCAGGCAAATATTTTAACGCTAGCCCATGAGCAGACCTTTACCATTACCACAGGGCACCAGTTAAATCTTTTTACAGGTCCGCTTTACTTTATTTATAAGATAGTAACAGCCATCAAGTCAGCGCAGGAACTGCAGAAGGCCTATCCAGACCAGAAGTTTGTGCCGGTGTACTGGATGGCCACCGAAGACCATGACTTTGCCGAGGTAAACCATTTCACCCTTTTCGGGAAGAAATACACCTGGGAGAGTGATGCAAAAGGAGCCGTAGGCAGGTTCTCTACCGATGGTCTGAACGAGCTTTTGGACGAGATGCCTGAAAGCTATCCGCTGTTTGAGCAGGCGTACACAGAAAGTGCTACCTTGGCTGAGGCCATGCGCCACATAGTGAACGGCTTGTTTGGTGAATACGGGGTAGTCTGTGTAGACGGAGACAATCCTGCCCTGAAACGCATCTTCAGCCCTGTTATTTTGAAAGAACTAACAGAGCAGGTGGGATATTCAGCCGTTACCGAGACCAATGCTGCCCTGGAAAAACATTACAAACCGCAGGTCATGGTGCGGGAAATTAACCTGTTTTACTTGGACAACAACCTGCGGGAGCGCATTGTGCAGGAAGGAGACACCTACAAAGTGCTCAACACAGAACTGGTTTTTACAAAGGAGCAGATGCTGCAGTTGGTGGAAGAGCAACCTGAGAAGTTCAGCCCGAACGTAGTGCTTCGACCTTTGTACCAGGAAATGGTGTTGCCTAACCTGGCCTATATTGGCGGGGGAGCTGAGGTGGCGTACTGGTTCCAGTTAAAGGACATGTTTGAGGCCTTCGGGGTACCGTACCCAGCGGTAATGTTGCGTAACTCTGCCATGTATGTTACCAAAGCCAATGCCCAGCGCATGGAGAAGTTGTGCCTCACTATAGAAGAAATGTTCTTGGAACTGCCAAGCCTGAAAAAGCGCCTGGCTGAACTCCTGAACCAGAAAGAAGTAAGTTTAGAATCCCAGCGTGCTGCGTTGGAGGAAGCCTTCCAGCAGGTAGAAGCTTTGGCCCAGTCCATTGACCCTACTCTGGTGAAAGCGGTGGGAGCCGAGTCCCAGAAAGCCCAGAACAGCCTGCAGATATTGGAGAAGAAACTGAACAAGGCCGTGGAAAGCAAAAACGACACTGCTTATAACCAGTTGGCTAATTTAAAGGAGAAGCTGTTCCCTACGGGTGTTTTGCAGGAGCGTGTAGACAACCTGCTTACCTACCAGACCAATAACCCGAACTTTATAAAGGAATTAGTGGCAGCCTTTGAGCCTTTTGCGTATTGTTTCACCGTTCTTCAGGAAGAATAA
- the rimO gene encoding 30S ribosomal protein S12 methylthiotransferase RimO, whose amino-acid sequence MKVRSLKQDKYNVITLGCSKNLVDSEVLMGQLKANDRQVVHDSEKDDANIIIVNTCGFIDNAKQESIDTILRYADAKEAGAIDKLYVTGCLSQRYKDSLEAEIPQVDAYFGTLELPQLLKTLEADYKHELIGERLITTPKHYAYFKIAEGCNRPCSFCAIPLMRGKHVDRPIDSLVKEATRLANMGTKELILIAQDLTYYGLQHYGERKLAELLQRLSDVNGIEWIRMQYAYPSQFPMDALDVMVERENICKYLDMPLQHISDNMLKTMRRGISKRRTLELVDTIRQRVPNIALRTTLIAGHPGETQQDFEEMYCWVEETRFDRLGIFTYSHEENTHSHTLEDNVPDEVKQERADAIMELQQGISMEMNEEKVGNTYKVLFDRKESGYFVGRTQYDSPEVDNEVLVPADSTYVRLGDFANVKITDSSDFDLYGEVVTNNYAPAEKESSSLHL is encoded by the coding sequence GTGAAAGTAAGATCCCTTAAACAAGACAAATACAACGTTATCACACTGGGTTGCTCCAAAAACCTGGTAGACTCTGAGGTGCTCATGGGCCAATTGAAAGCCAATGATCGCCAGGTGGTGCACGACTCAGAGAAAGACGACGCTAACATTATTATTGTGAATACCTGCGGCTTCATTGACAATGCCAAGCAGGAATCCATTGATACCATTCTGCGCTACGCCGATGCCAAAGAAGCGGGCGCTATTGATAAACTTTACGTAACCGGTTGCCTTTCTCAGCGCTACAAAGACTCTTTGGAGGCGGAGATCCCGCAGGTAGATGCCTACTTCGGAACCCTGGAGTTGCCTCAGTTGCTGAAAACCCTGGAGGCTGATTACAAGCACGAACTCATTGGCGAGCGTCTGATCACCACGCCAAAGCATTACGCTTACTTCAAGATTGCTGAGGGCTGTAACCGTCCTTGTTCATTTTGCGCTATTCCTTTAATGCGTGGCAAGCACGTAGATCGTCCTATAGACAGTTTGGTGAAGGAAGCCACCCGTCTGGCCAATATGGGCACCAAAGAACTTATTTTAATTGCCCAAGACTTGACGTATTACGGTTTGCAGCACTACGGTGAGCGCAAACTAGCCGAGCTGTTACAGCGTCTCTCAGACGTGAATGGCATTGAGTGGATCAGAATGCAGTACGCCTACCCAAGCCAGTTCCCGATGGATGCCCTGGACGTGATGGTAGAGCGCGAGAACATCTGCAAGTACCTAGACATGCCATTGCAGCACATCTCAGACAACATGCTCAAAACCATGCGCCGCGGTATCTCCAAGCGCCGTACGCTGGAGCTGGTGGACACCATCCGTCAGCGCGTACCGAACATCGCTTTACGCACTACCTTAATTGCTGGTCACCCTGGTGAAACACAGCAGGACTTTGAGGAAATGTACTGCTGGGTGGAGGAAACCCGTTTTGACCGTTTGGGCATCTTCACGTACTCACACGAAGAAAACACACACTCGCACACTTTGGAAGACAATGTGCCGGATGAGGTGAAGCAAGAGCGTGCCGATGCCATTATGGAGCTGCAGCAAGGTATTTCCATGGAGATGAACGAAGAGAAAGTAGGCAACACCTATAAAGTATTGTTCGACCGTAAAGAGAGTGGCTACTTTGTGGGACGTACTCAGTACGATTCCCCGGAAGTAGACAACGAGGTTCTGGTACCAGCCGATAGCACCTACGTACGCTTAGGAGACTTCGCTAACGTAAAAATCACTGATTCCTCAGACTTCGACCTTTACGGCGAAGTAGTTACCAACAACTACGCTCCCGCAGAGAAAGAATCTTCCTCTCTTCATTTATAG
- the ftsY gene encoding signal recognition particle-docking protein FtsY gives MALFGFFSKDKKESLDKGLEKTKTSFFDQLSKAVVGKSKVDEEVLDELETVLVHADVGIGTTVKIIDRIEKRVARDKYVGTSDLDRILREEIMDLMEENTGGVAADFTLPDTGGNPYVIMVVGVNGVGKTTTIGKLASQFHKAGKKVVLGAGDTFRAAAVDQLKIWGDRVGIPVIDHGMNTDPASVAYDAVKKGVEMGADVVIIDTAGRLHTKVGLMNELTKIKRVMQKVIDAAPHEVLLVLDGSTGQNAVIQAREFTKATEVTALAVTKLDGTAKGGVIIGISDEFKIPVKYIGVGERVEDLQVFDKREFVDSLFSKK, from the coding sequence ATGGCGCTTTTCGGTTTCTTCAGCAAAGACAAAAAAGAATCTCTGGACAAAGGTCTGGAGAAAACCAAGACCAGCTTCTTTGACCAACTTAGCAAAGCCGTAGTGGGCAAGTCTAAGGTGGATGAAGAGGTATTGGATGAACTGGAGACTGTTTTGGTGCACGCTGATGTGGGAATTGGAACTACTGTCAAAATCATTGACCGCATTGAGAAACGCGTAGCCCGTGACAAATACGTGGGTACCTCAGATCTGGACCGCATCCTGCGGGAAGAGATCATGGACCTAATGGAGGAAAACACAGGAGGCGTAGCCGCCGATTTCACCCTTCCAGACACCGGTGGAAACCCGTACGTGATCATGGTAGTGGGCGTGAACGGAGTAGGTAAAACCACCACCATTGGTAAATTAGCCTCCCAGTTCCATAAAGCCGGCAAAAAGGTAGTTCTGGGCGCTGGTGATACGTTTAGAGCTGCCGCCGTGGATCAGCTTAAGATTTGGGGCGACCGCGTAGGCATACCAGTGATTGACCATGGCATGAACACAGACCCTGCTTCAGTGGCGTATGATGCCGTGAAGAAAGGCGTAGAGATGGGGGCTGATGTGGTGATCATTGACACCGCCGGTCGTCTGCATACCAAAGTTGGTTTAATGAACGAGCTTACCAAGATCAAGCGCGTGATGCAGAAAGTGATTGATGCAGCTCCTCACGAAGTACTATTGGTATTGGACGGTAGTACCGGCCAAAATGCCGTTATCCAAGCCCGTGAGTTCACCAAAGCTACTGAGGTAACTGCCTTAGCGGTGACCAAACTGGACGGAACTGCCAAAGGTGGTGTAATCATTGGCATCTCAGACGAGTTTAAGATTCCGGTGAAGTACATTGGCGTTGGTGAGCGCGTAGAAGATTTGCAGGTGTTTGACAAACGCGAGTTTGTAGATTCCCTATTCTCCAAAAAATAG
- a CDS encoding DUF4295 domain-containing protein: MAKKVVATLKTATGKDWAKVIKAVKSPKTGAYTFREEMVPVDQVQDALKK, translated from the coding sequence ATGGCTAAGAAAGTAGTAGCAACCCTGAAGACCGCAACTGGTAAGGACTGGGCGAAGGTAATCAAAGCGGTAAAGTCTCCTAAGACTGGTGCGTATACCTTCAGAGAAGAAATGGTACCTGTAGATCAAGTACAGGACGCCCTGAAAAAATAA
- the rpmG gene encoding 50S ribosomal protein L33: MAKKAKGNRVQVILECTEQKNSGVPGMSRYITTKNRKNTPERLEMKKFNPFMKKVTVHKEIK, encoded by the coding sequence ATGGCAAAGAAAGCTAAAGGCAATAGAGTTCAGGTGATTTTGGAGTGCACTGAGCAGAAAAACTCCGGCGTACCTGGCATGTCTCGGTATATCACTACCAAAAACAGAAAGAACACTCCTGAGCGTTTGGAGATGAAGAAGTTCAATCCTTTCATGAAGAAAGTTACCGTACATAAAGAAATTAAATAA
- a CDS encoding aminopeptidase P N-terminal domain-containing protein has protein sequence MSLPIGVTAQNTGSDKPADFLDKEFHRQRREALRQQLPANSVAVLFSNPLRNRANDVDFNFHQHPDFYYLTGYREPNAVLLLFSEQHVINGVATEEVLFAQPRNPQRESWTGKRLGEEGVKQHLGLSHALPATAFANFKLDTAAFQQILFLDSPSDLRNDPGDRADLYDLVAQFKQKIGLQSGQDLAHLQLYQVIKQYDAQGGERVQQEVQAQMNTNPALNSNSFLKAYVAAKGAQARAAVVASLPKEKFDLTTLENILAGMREVKSPEELKLLRKAIAMSAIGQLEVMKAMHPGMSETEVQGIHEFVYKKYGAEYEGYPSIVGAGNNGCILHYIENEKPRLGNDLVLMDLGAEYHGYTADVTRTIPANGKFTPEQKQIYELVYAAQEAGFRECKVGNAFGAPNAAAQKLMAEGLVKLGIIQKPEEARRYTMHGVSHYLGLDVHDPGTYGPFKPNTVITVEPGIYIPEGSPCDKKWWGIGVRIEDDVLITDKGWENLSVGAPRTVKEIEATMGKPSPLDNFKLPVLK, from the coding sequence GTGTCGCTGCCGATAGGGGTGACCGCACAAAATACTGGCTCGGACAAACCTGCAGATTTCCTGGATAAAGAATTTCACCGGCAACGGAGAGAGGCCCTGCGGCAACAGCTGCCGGCCAACTCCGTTGCCGTTTTGTTTTCTAATCCTTTGAGGAATCGGGCCAATGACGTGGACTTTAACTTCCACCAGCACCCAGACTTTTATTACCTCACCGGCTACCGCGAGCCGAACGCTGTTTTGCTCCTATTTTCGGAACAACACGTCATAAATGGCGTGGCTACTGAAGAAGTGCTCTTCGCGCAACCCCGCAATCCGCAACGCGAGTCCTGGACCGGCAAGCGTCTGGGCGAGGAAGGGGTAAAGCAGCACCTGGGGTTGTCGCATGCGCTGCCCGCTACCGCCTTTGCCAACTTCAAGCTAGACACTGCCGCTTTCCAGCAGATCTTATTTCTGGACTCGCCCTCTGACTTGCGCAACGACCCCGGTGACAGAGCCGATCTCTATGATTTGGTGGCGCAGTTCAAGCAAAAGATAGGATTGCAGTCAGGCCAGGATCTTGCGCACCTGCAGCTATATCAAGTCATTAAGCAGTATGATGCCCAGGGAGGAGAGCGGGTGCAGCAGGAGGTGCAGGCGCAAATGAATACCAATCCAGCTCTCAATAGCAATTCCTTCCTGAAAGCCTATGTAGCGGCGAAAGGTGCTCAGGCAAGGGCCGCGGTGGTGGCCAGCCTGCCTAAAGAGAAGTTTGACCTGACTACTCTTGAAAACATCTTAGCCGGCATGCGCGAGGTGAAATCTCCCGAAGAGTTGAAACTGCTGCGTAAGGCCATTGCCATGTCAGCCATCGGGCAGTTGGAGGTAATGAAAGCCATGCACCCGGGTATGTCAGAGACCGAGGTGCAGGGAATCCATGAGTTTGTCTACAAAAAATACGGCGCAGAGTACGAAGGCTATCCGTCTATTGTGGGCGCGGGCAACAATGGCTGCATTCTGCACTACATCGAGAATGAGAAGCCCCGCCTAGGTAACGACTTAGTCTTGATGGACTTGGGAGCGGAATACCACGGCTACACCGCTGATGTGACCCGTACCATTCCGGCAAACGGAAAATTCACACCAGAGCAAAAGCAAATCTATGAACTAGTGTACGCCGCACAGGAAGCTGGTTTTAGGGAATGTAAGGTAGGAAACGCGTTTGGGGCGCCTAACGCTGCTGCCCAAAAACTAATGGCAGAGGGGTTGGTGAAACTGGGCATCATTCAGAAACCGGAAGAAGCCCGCCGCTACACCATGCACGGTGTTTCGCACTATCTTGGTTTAGATGTGCATGATCCTGGTACCTATGGTCCTTTTAAGCCAAACACGGTCATTACAGTAGAGCCCGGTATTTACATTCCGGAGGGCAGCCCCTGTGATAAGAAGTGGTGGGGCATTGGCGTAAGAATTGAAGACGATGTCCTGATTACGGATAAAGGCTGGGAAAACCTTTCGGTTGGTGCCCCGCGTACCGTGAAGGAGATAGAGGCTACCATGGGCAAGCCAAGCCCGCTGGATAATTTCAAGCTGCCGGTACTGAAATAA
- the rpmB gene encoding 50S ribosomal protein L28 gives MARVCDLTGKRVQVGNRVSHANNKTKRKFYPNLQKKRFYIPEEDAWVTLKVSTSALRNITKNGISAVLKKAKEDGYIVY, from the coding sequence ATGGCACGAGTTTGTGATTTAACCGGTAAAAGAGTGCAGGTGGGTAACCGCGTTTCGCACGCCAACAATAAAACCAAGCGTAAGTTCTACCCTAACTTACAGAAGAAACGTTTCTACATCCCAGAAGAAGATGCTTGGGTTACTTTGAAAGTTTCTACGTCTGCCCTGCGCAACATTACTAAAAACGGTATTTCTGCCGTTTTAAAGAAAGCCAAAGAAGACGGTTATATCGTTTACTAA
- a CDS encoding DUF5522 domain-containing protein: protein MKPKPLPLEPGDYYFNEQGLMVFTEQYHRRRGYCCQSGCKHCPYGYRKNADSSPSDGSKNAADAG from the coding sequence ATGAAGCCAAAACCGCTGCCGCTGGAGCCCGGCGACTACTATTTCAACGAGCAGGGGCTCATGGTTTTTACAGAGCAGTACCACCGCCGGCGCGGCTACTGCTGCCAGAGTGGCTGCAAACATTGTCCCTATGGGTACCGGAAAAACGCTGATTCTTCCCCCTCTGATGGAAGCAAAAATGCCGCTGACGCAGGGTAA
- a CDS encoding adenylate/guanylate cyclase domain-containing protein, whose translation MTKILVADDEVDLEMLIKQKFRKQIREQKYEFVFALNGTEALAKLEQHPDISILLSDINMPEMDGLSLLSKMAESNPLVKAVMVSAYGDMENIRTAMNRGAFDFVCKPVNFQDLELTIEKTLKHVNQIKKTLQAVKENSILRMYVDENVLNFMSTREFETSLLTNETLEVSVAFIDICSFTSISENEPANVVVHLLNTYFDEMVKEIIAQGGYIDKFIGDAIMAVFKGEFHLDRAVEACLGVRKQIDDMPAQGEHGNFLPKVSIGINSGEVISGNIGSETLRRLDYTIIGDVVNTAQRLQSVALPGQIVVNESCYEKIKQSFNCQKVGEVSFKNKAVSSVIYEVLN comes from the coding sequence ATGACTAAAATATTGGTAGCCGATGATGAAGTAGACTTGGAGATGCTCATTAAGCAAAAATTCAGAAAACAAATTAGGGAGCAGAAATACGAATTCGTTTTTGCGCTGAACGGAACAGAGGCCCTGGCGAAACTAGAGCAACACCCCGATATCTCCATTTTGCTGAGTGATATTAACATGCCCGAGATGGACGGCTTAAGTTTGTTGAGCAAAATGGCAGAATCTAACCCATTGGTCAAGGCAGTGATGGTGTCGGCCTATGGTGATATGGAGAACATCCGAACGGCCATGAACCGCGGGGCGTTTGACTTCGTCTGCAAGCCTGTGAATTTTCAGGACCTAGAACTCACCATTGAGAAAACCCTGAAGCATGTAAATCAAATCAAAAAAACCTTGCAAGCTGTAAAGGAAAACAGCATCCTGCGCATGTATGTAGACGAAAACGTTCTTAACTTCATGAGCACTCGCGAGTTTGAAACCTCCCTGCTGACCAATGAGACTTTAGAGGTAAGTGTGGCGTTCATTGATATTTGCAGTTTCACCTCTATCAGCGAAAATGAACCCGCCAATGTAGTAGTGCACTTGTTGAATACTTATTTTGATGAAATGGTGAAAGAGATTATTGCCCAAGGAGGCTATATAGACAAGTTTATTGGTGATGCTATCATGGCAGTTTTCAAGGGAGAGTTCCACTTAGATAGGGCGGTAGAAGCTTGCTTGGGGGTGCGCAAGCAAATAGACGATATGCCTGCCCAAGGCGAGCATGGAAATTTTCTACCCAAAGTCTCCATTGGGATCAATAGCGGTGAAGTTATTTCCGGCAATATAGGCTCAGAGACGCTTCGGCGGCTTGATTATACCATCATTGGGGATGTGGTGAACACTGCCCAACGCTTGCAAAGTGTAGCCTTGCCCGGCCAAATCGTCGTAAATGAAAGTTGCTACGAGAAAATCAAGCAATCTTTTAACTGCCAGAAAGTGGGAGAGGTCTCATTTAAAAATAAGGCTGTTTCCTCTGTGATTTATGAAGTGCTCAATTAA
- a CDS encoding response regulator has protein sequence MNILVVDDEQDMQLLFEQRFRKEIREKQMRFAFANSGEEALAYMREHHHEAVLILSDINMPGMSGLDLLQHIKQKYDSPPPVVMMVTAYGDEENYNQAMTLGANDFLTKPLDFALLKDKLNLQLHD, from the coding sequence ATGAACATACTAGTAGTGGATGATGAACAGGACATGCAGCTTCTTTTTGAGCAGCGCTTCCGCAAGGAGATACGGGAAAAGCAGATGCGGTTCGCCTTTGCCAATTCCGGTGAGGAGGCTTTGGCTTACATGCGCGAACACCACCATGAGGCCGTGCTCATTCTCTCCGATATAAACATGCCAGGCATGAGCGGTCTGGACCTGTTGCAGCACATCAAGCAGAAATACGATTCTCCGCCGCCTGTTGTCATGATGGTGACGGCATACGGTGATGAGGAAAACTACAACCAGGCCATGACCTTAGGGGCAAACGACTTTTTGACCAAGCCCTTAGATTTTGCTCTTCTTAAAGACAAACTAAACTTGCAACTCCATGACTAA
- a CDS encoding sensor histidine kinase: MENTKITLLHHPSDPVLEADLLEVHLALTEATLLAPDNFEEVIRRCGAEDITAYGTGKDEVLSSVEEYVRLIARSKAQLPLDLAYHYENLNIRIVGEVALLDGVTELSFALAEEERVHMHVRLTAAYQRKGQSWKAIHFHLSFPSSEQAEGESWPIDALKARNQELEEKVAQRTEELRASLEQLKNTQTQLIQAEKLASLGELTAGIAHEIQNPLNFVNNFSEVNSELLLELKEEIIGGNAAEALILVEDIHQNMGKVVHHGQRADSIVKNMLQHARQPSGEKEFVNLNAMVDEYLRLSYHGLRAKDKSFNATMETDFDEAVGKVEMLPQEMGRVLLNLFNNAFYSVVEKRRVLGTAFKPILYVATRKTECGIEIKVKDNGMGIPEEVLAKIYQPFFTTKPTGEGTGLGLSMSYDIVTKGHGGSMKAHTKEGEYAEFDILLPA; the protein is encoded by the coding sequence ATGGAGAACACAAAGATCACCTTGCTGCATCATCCGTCAGACCCAGTGCTGGAGGCTGATTTGCTAGAAGTTCACCTAGCTTTGACGGAAGCCACCTTGCTGGCGCCGGATAATTTTGAAGAAGTGATCCGGAGATGTGGGGCGGAAGATATAACGGCTTACGGCACTGGTAAAGACGAGGTCCTTTCCTCGGTAGAGGAGTATGTGCGGCTGATCGCCCGCTCCAAGGCGCAGTTACCCCTAGATTTGGCGTATCATTATGAAAACCTGAACATCAGAATCGTTGGGGAGGTGGCGTTGCTGGACGGGGTCACAGAATTAAGCTTTGCTTTGGCAGAAGAGGAACGGGTGCACATGCATGTGCGGCTCACGGCGGCTTATCAACGCAAAGGGCAAAGTTGGAAGGCAATTCATTTCCATTTGTCTTTCCCTTCTTCTGAACAGGCAGAAGGAGAATCCTGGCCCATTGATGCACTAAAAGCTAGAAACCAGGAATTGGAGGAAAAGGTGGCTCAGCGAACCGAAGAGTTGCGGGCTTCACTGGAACAACTGAAAAACACCCAGACCCAACTCATTCAGGCAGAAAAATTGGCTTCCCTGGGCGAGCTCACCGCCGGTATTGCGCACGAGATTCAGAACCCGCTCAACTTCGTCAATAACTTCTCTGAAGTCAACTCTGAACTATTACTTGAATTAAAAGAAGAAATAATAGGAGGCAATGCTGCGGAAGCCCTTATCTTAGTAGAGGATATACACCAGAACATGGGCAAGGTCGTGCATCATGGCCAGCGGGCAGACAGCATTGTGAAAAACATGCTGCAACACGCCCGGCAGCCCAGTGGAGAGAAGGAGTTTGTCAACCTGAACGCCATGGTAGATGAATACCTACGGCTCAGCTACCATGGGTTGCGTGCCAAGGATAAAAGCTTCAATGCCACTATGGAAACCGATTTTGACGAGGCAGTGGGTAAAGTAGAAATGTTGCCGCAGGAGATGGGCCGCGTGCTGCTCAATTTGTTCAACAACGCCTTCTACTCAGTGGTGGAGAAAAGAAGAGTATTGGGCACCGCATTTAAGCCTATCCTTTATGTGGCCACCAGGAAAACAGAGTGCGGCATAGAAATAAAAGTGAAAGACAATGGCATGGGCATACCTGAAGAAGTGCTGGCTAAAATCTACCAGCCTTTCTTCACTACCAAACCCACCGGTGAGGGCACGGGGCTGGGCCTTTCCATGAGCTATGACATTGTCACAAAAGGGCACGGCGGCTCCATGAAGGCCCACACAAAAGAAGGAGAGTACGCCGAGTTTGATATTTTACTGCCCGCGTAA